Below is a window of Prosthecochloris sp. GSB1 DNA.
AAAGGCGGGTTCAGAATTACGGGTCGCTCGTTACAGGGTTCAGAGTTTCCCTTGTTGAATGTCGACAGGGAAAATATGAGGAAAGGTCCGCAATTCGAAAAAGAAAAAATCCCACCGGCGGCATCCCCCCCCCTCTCAATCCCGCTGAACGGTCCTGACCAGCCGGCCGGTGTCGAACCCACGCCCCTTCAACCTTTCGACAATACCCGCGTACAGGGTTTCATCCATGTAGGGGGTGCGCGAGAGTATCCAGAGGCTTCTCGATGTAGGCGTGGAAACCGCCGCCCAGGTGTAGTCGTCGGCGAGATCGACAACCCAGTAATCGCCCTTGACAAACCTGAAAAAACGCACGACGAGCTTTGCATTGCCGCTACCCTCGACGGGATACGCCTTCGCTTTCACCGAGCGCTCCCTGCCGCCGCGTCCGGCACAGGAATTCCTCACGTCCACGTAGCCCTGGCTGTTGAGCGTGTATTCAGCCTTGGTCCTGCGGCAGTTGCGCTCCTCCCTGGGGGCGAACGACGCGATTTCGTACCAGGTGCCGCAATACCTCTCGACATCCACCGAAGAAACGGTGCCGGGCTTGCGGGCCGCTGGTTTTTTACGAAGAAATTTTTTAAACATAAGTACGGGCTCCGCTGATTCACATGGACAACCGGGCCTCGCTGAACAGGGAAACGCGCTTTTTCGGCGCCTCACGGCCCGGCTTTCCCTATTACTAATCGTCCGCACCGCGCCAAGGTTTCCGGAAAAGATGAGAAAAACGAACGAAAACATGCGGGTACGAAGCGCGAAGCCGGAGGATATCGACTGCTGCACGGCGCTCCTGCACACGCTTTTTTCGCAGGAAGCCGAATTCGTCCCCGATGCGCGCCTCCAGCGCAGGGGACTCGGCATGATCGTCGCCGAGCCTTCACTCGGGAGAGTGCTTGTCTGCCAGGAGACAAAGAGCGGCGGCATAGTGGGCATGGTTGTACTGCTCTTTACCTTCAGCACCGCTCTCGGCGCAAGGGTCGTGCTACTCGAGGACATGGTGGTGGACCCGTCGTACCGCTCGCGGGGCGTCGGCGGTCTGCTCCTGCGGGAGGCCGAGGCGCTGGCCCGATCGGAAGGATATGAACGAATCACCCTTCTTACTGACGGCGATAACCTGCGGGCCCAAGCCTTCTATGAGAAAAACGGGTACAACCGGTCGAAAATGGCGGTTTTCAGAAGGATGCTTTCACGGAGCGAATGAACTTTTTA
It encodes the following:
- a CDS encoding lipocalin family protein, which gives rise to MFKKFLRKKPAARKPGTVSSVDVERYCGTWYEIASFAPREERNCRRTKAEYTLNSQGYVDVRNSCAGRGGRERSVKAKAYPVEGSGNAKLVVRFFRFVKGDYWVVDLADDYTWAAVSTPTSRSLWILSRTPYMDETLYAGIVERLKGRGFDTGRLVRTVQRD
- a CDS encoding GNAT family N-acetyltransferase; its protein translation is MRVRSAKPEDIDCCTALLHTLFSQEAEFVPDARLQRRGLGMIVAEPSLGRVLVCQETKSGGIVGMVVLLFTFSTALGARVVLLEDMVVDPSYRSRGVGGLLLREAEALARSEGYERITLLTDGDNLRAQAFYEKNGYNRSKMAVFRRMLSRSE